AAGCTCCTGCAAAGTTCTCCAGCAAAAATGCTGTGAAACGTTCCATTGTACTAATTACACCGCGGTGAATAACGACCGGACGATGTTTCTGTCCGTCATCTCCCACATATTCAAGTTCAAAGCGCTCAGGCAACAGGAAGTCCAGTTGAACCGTAGACAATGTCTCTTCTTTGCCCAAGGCTGTTTTGATCTGCACATCCAGTTTCGGACCGTAGAACGCCGCTTCACCTTCAGCTTCATAGAAAGGAAGGTCAAGTTCTTCCACAACTTCACGCAGCATGCGTTGCGACATCTCCCACATCTCGTCGTTCTGGAAGTATTTCTCGGTATCCTTCGGATCGCGATAGGACAGACGGAAACGGTATTCGTTAATACCGAAATCCTTGTACACTGTTTGAATCAACTCGATAACACGAGCGAACTCTTCTTTGATCTGATCCGGCCGCGCAAAAATGTGTGAGTCGTTCAGTGTCATTGCACGTACACGATGCAGACCTGTTAATGCCCCCGACATTTCATAACGGTGCATCATACCAAGCTCGGCAATCCGGATTGGCAGATCACGGTAGCTGTGCATGCTGGACTTGTACACCATCATATGGTGAGGACAGTTCATTGGACGGAGAACGAGTTCCTCGTTATCCATAACCATTTTCGGGAACATATCTTCCTGGTAGTGCTCCCAGTGTCCAGATGTTTTGTACAATTCCACGTTACCCAGAACCGGTGTGTATACATGCTGGTATCCCAGGCTTTCTTCCAGATCCACAATATAACGCTCCAGAGTACGGCGCAGCTTCGCACCGTTAGGCAACCAGATTGGGAGGCCTTGACCAACCAGTTGGGAGAATGTGAACATTTCCAACTCTTTACCCAACTTGCGGTGATCCCGTTTGCGAGCTTCTTCGAGGAAGTGCAGATGCTCGTCCAGCTGAGCTTTTTTCACAAAAGCTGTACCATAGATACGTTGAAGCATTTTGTTTTTGCTATCTCCACGCCAGTAAGCACCCGCGACATTCATCAGTTTGAACACTTTGATTTTGCTAGTTGACGGTACGTGAGGGCCACGACACAAGTCGAAGAATTCACCTTGCTCATAAATCGTGATCACGCTGTCCGCTGGCAAATCACGAATCAACTCAAGTTTGTAAGGATCGCCCACTTCTTCAAACGTTTTGATTGCATCCTCACGGCTAACTTCCTTACGTACAATTGGCAAGTTCTCGTTCACAATACGTTCCATTTCCTTCTCGATCTTTTGCAGATCTTCAGGATTGAGCGCATGTTCGAGGTCCATATCATAGTAGAAACCATCTTCAATGACAGGGCCGATACCGAGGCGTACCTCTTTGTTACCATATAAACGTTTCACTGCTTGAGCCATCAAGTGAGCTGTACTATGACGCATCACTTCAAGTCCTTCTGGTGAATCCAGAGTTACGATCTCCACCAATGCTCCCTCATGAAGTGTTGTGGACAAGTCCACCACGATACCATCCAGCTTGCCGGCTACGGCATTTTTGCGCAATCCGCTGCTAATCGAAGCGGCTACGTCCTCAATGGTGCTGCCATCCGCGTACTCACGCACCGAACCATCCGGTAATTTAATGTTCACTGCCATTTGTCTCATTCCTCCTGTTAATGTAACCTTCATGTCCAGATATTTATGGACTGATTATCTATTGCTATTCCAGTCATTTTGCAAAGGAACGCAAAAAACACCCGTCCCGGCAAAGGGACGAGTGATATATACTCGTGGTTCCACCCTAATTCAGCTGATTCATCCATATTCGGAAATACAGCCCTCATTGGCATGACGGTAACGGGCATGACCCGGCAGATCCTTACTCGCGGATAATCCCCAATAAAGGCGATATTCTAACTCCACTTTCAAAATTGCAGCTACAAAGGGGTAAACCATACGTGATATCCGGAGGAAATTTCAGCCTAGGTTCCTCTCTCTGCACCGATCTTGCGTGTGGTTGTTGTCTTTGTCAACGCTTTTGGTTCAATGGTTCTCATGAAAAATTCATGGATCAACAGTTATTATAATTGCCGAGATCACTTGCGTCAAGACCTGTCAACAATCCTGAGCGCAGCACTTCGCATTCCGGGCAATGATGACATATTTGCACTTTGTCTTCAAAGATCTGGCATATGGTTGAGATGATTGGCAGATCCGGGGTGCGTGTATGAAGCATGACCTTCTCAGGAGAGATCGAGATGAGTGTACTTACAATCATATCTTCAATATCCATCTCCAGTTCCAGACCCGGCATTTCTACAACAACCTGTTCATCCTTTTGCACGGGTAACAGATTAAGTCCAGCATCCAGGACCTGAAATTCATGCATTCCCTTGTGTACAAGATGAACCAGAGGAACTTTGGCTTCTTGAAAAAACACAAAATATTTTAACAGCCCCATAAACTCTTCATACTGCCGATCCATCCAAAATTCATCCAGCGCATACTCCACTAATTCCTGAAGTTCCTGCTTATATGGCCGTATACGGAAATTGATAATACCTTCAAGGTGAAAAAAGTGAACATCTTCCAGATCCTGCCGTAGTCCACTGGCTAACGTAGTACGGCGGCGCTCCCGAAGTCCGGGCTGATCCAGATCACCATTTAATAGAAGTGGCATGCAGATTCGATTGACCTTTTCCACCTCATGCTCATCCATGACAGAACACGCCTTGGCGATCATAGCCTCCACCATGCTCCTTTCTTGTGTCTCCATAATGAAGTCGGCGAGTCCAAGGG
The nucleotide sequence above comes from Paenibacillus sp. W2I17. Encoded proteins:
- the thrS gene encoding threonine--tRNA ligase; translation: MAVNIKLPDGSVREYADGSTIEDVAASISSGLRKNAVAGKLDGIVVDLSTTLHEGALVEIVTLDSPEGLEVMRHSTAHLMAQAVKRLYGNKEVRLGIGPVIEDGFYYDMDLEHALNPEDLQKIEKEMERIVNENLPIVRKEVSREDAIKTFEEVGDPYKLELIRDLPADSVITIYEQGEFFDLCRGPHVPSTSKIKVFKLMNVAGAYWRGDSKNKMLQRIYGTAFVKKAQLDEHLHFLEEARKRDHRKLGKELEMFTFSQLVGQGLPIWLPNGAKLRRTLERYIVDLEESLGYQHVYTPVLGNVELYKTSGHWEHYQEDMFPKMVMDNEELVLRPMNCPHHMMVYKSSMHSYRDLPIRIAELGMMHRYEMSGALTGLHRVRAMTLNDSHIFARPDQIKEEFARVIELIQTVYKDFGINEYRFRLSYRDPKDTEKYFQNDEMWEMSQRMLREVVEELDLPFYEAEGEAAFYGPKLDVQIKTALGKEETLSTVQLDFLLPERFELEYVGDDGQKHRPVVIHRGVISTMERFTAFLLENFAGAFPLWLSPVQAKVIPVSGNFDDYAREVEAKLKRAGISAEADLRNEKLGYKIREAQLEKMPYMFVVGENERNAEAVSVRKRGEGDLGMKPVDEIIAQLKEEIATRLV
- a CDS encoding putative sporulation protein YtxC, producing MILVELFAVWTDVSGQEEADQFYRCVKEKTKGLHISKRGFRLTFKHNDGRATWVCRGNENHEDFQQWLPRISDLLSLGLADFIMETQERSMVEAMIAKACSVMDEHEVEKVNRICMPLLLNGDLDQPGLRERRRTTLASGLRQDLEDVHFFHLEGIINFRIRPYKQELQELVEYALDEFWMDRQYEEFMGLLKYFVFFQEAKVPLVHLVHKGMHEFQVLDAGLNLLPVQKDEQVVVEMPGLELEMDIEDMIVSTLISISPEKVMLHTRTPDLPIISTICQIFEDKVQICHHCPECEVLRSGLLTGLDASDLGNYNNC